Genomic window (Bacillota bacterium):
AGGCTCCCGTTCGTAAGATCCATGTTTCCAATCGATTCACATTCTTGAGATTCTTCATTCTAGCTATTCTAGTGTTCGCTATCCCCTACTCCACCATGGAACCATGGTTTTCAAAGCTGTGCTTTGTGGGAACCATTGAGGCAGGTATCCCCTTGGCTATAGGTAATTCAATGATAAGAAGCCTTATTGGCCCATTTTTCTGGATGAAAGTAGGGATTACCATATCAATATTGGCCGCGATGCTTTTCGTCAAAAGGCCCTTCTGCAGATTCTTCTGCCCATTGGGGGCCATATACTCGCCATTTAATAGGGTGGCCCCAGATTTCGTGAAACTGAAGCCTGACCTTTGCACGAACTGCGGCCTATGCACCAAGCTCTGCCCGATGGATCTGGATGTTCCCAGAGAAGTAAATGGTCTCAACTGCATTCGGTGCCGGGAATGTGTTGGTGTCTGCAAGGCTCTGGCAAGGCCTTGACCTTTTCCATAAATAAACCCGCGGGCTCCCCAATTTCGGATCATGTTTCGGATTTCGGATCATGTTATTTCGGATCATGTTTCAGATAATGAATTTTAATTAGCCTGCAGGGAATAGTTATGAAACATAGAATTGGTTGATCTAAATCTTGATCGATGCGGACGGTGCTCTGGATGCGTGTAGTCTCATGTAGTCTCATAAAGACCCGCACCCAGTGTGTCCGGCGAAAGACGATGGTCTGGAGGCAATTCAATGATAATCCGCAACCAAAGCGCCAAGTCATATACAAGGCATAAGCGTTTGCTAATGGTCATCCATGCGGTCGTATTCCTTGCCTTTATCGCCATCGTGGCTTTGAGCGCTGGGTGCTCACAGCAATTCGTGATCTCATGCATCGAGGCCGAGGAAAGATCTGTATCCTTTCCCGAGATCAAGATACACGCGAAGGTTCTCCCTGATGGTTCAATGGATATTCGAGAGGACCATACAGTGTTGTTCAAGGGAGCTTTTACGAAAGGAAAGAGATGGATCCCCCTAAAACCGGGCTATGAGCTCTTGGGCTTCCAAATGTCGGAAGGAACGAATCAGTATAGGGAAGAGGATGCCAACAGCGCAAGTGGACGACCCGGGACTTATATTGTGAAAAGGGAAAAGGATAAGGTTGAACTTGACTGGTTCTTTGAGACCTCTGGGGGGGAAAGGACTTTCACGATACAATACCGCGTTCCTGGCGCGGTGACAGCCTACAAAGATGTTGCCGAGCTTTATTGGAAATTCGTCGGAGATGAGACCAGTGAACCTGTGTCCCACGTCTCGGTGACTGTGGAGCTGCCGCTGGGGGCTGATAAAGACGAGATACGCGCCTGGGGACATGGTCCTTTGCATGGCATTGTGAAGATACAGGATGGTTCCAGGGTGACCTCGAGGGTCAATGACCTCCCTATGCCGCCCTCAGTCCCTCATCTTCATCCTCTGGCGGTGGCGGCGGATTCAGTTCTGGTGGAGGAGGTGGTGGCGGCGGAGGAGGCACGAGTTTCAGTTGAAATGGAACAGCACCTGAGTTTTCGATGCCATATTTTCATTTTTGGGAGAGGAGTTTGTCGGATATGAACAATTTGAACAAATATCGAATGGGGATCTCGATGTCTATGAAAGTCATGAAACCGGTTATTCTTGCTCTGATTCTGGGTCTTTTATTTAGTGTCATAGCCATCAGTGTCGGTGCACAGGAGAAGGATGTGGCAGGTTTGGCGAAAAAGACTGCTATCCAGTACATAGATGAGAATCAGAATCTTACGGTGGATATAGCCAAATCACTGTGGGACTATGCAGAGGTTGGACTGAATGAATATAAGTCCATCGTTAAGGTCATGGATGTGCTGAAGAAGGCAGGATTCAATGTTGAGCCGTCAGTAGCTGACATTCCAACAGCTTCACTTGCTACATGGGGAAGCGGCAAGCCGGTCCTTGGCATCTATGAGGACATAGATGCGCTGCCAGGGGTCGGGCATGGCTGCGGTCATAACCTCAACACTGCTGCAGGTGTGACTGCTGCCATCGCTCTCAAGGAAGCCATGGAAAAGCACGGAATACCGGGAACCATCAAGCTTTTCATCAACCCGGCCGAGGAAATATGGGATGTCGCTCCATTGGTGGCAGCAAAAGGCTACTACGATGATGTGGATGTTCTCATTTCATTCCATGCAGGAACAGAGAATACCTCAGAATTTGGCAGCACCATGGCAATGGATCATGTTGAGTATAAATTCAAGGGAAAGGCTGCCCATGCCTCAGCCTCGCCTGAGAAAGGGCGCAGCGCTCTTGATGCAGTTGAAATCATGAATGTGGCTGTGAACTATCTGCGCGAGCACTTGATCCAGGAGATGAGGATTCATTACGTGATCACTGATGGCGGCGCGGCCCCCAATATCGTCCCGGCAACAGCTGCCAGCCGCTATTTCATACGCGGGCCCAAATATCCTGACGTGGCTTACGCACGGCAGCGGATTGATGATTGTGCAAAGGGCGCGGCCCTAGCTACAGGGACCGAGCTGGAGATCGGGTTCAGTTCGGGGATATATAACAAGGTACCCAATAAGGCTCTGGCTTACCTCACAGTAGATGCGATGAAGGAAGTCGGAGCGCCTGTGTTCACCGACGAAGATAAAGCCCAGATGGAAAAGCTAGGGATCAAGGGCGTCCCGACATCTGAATTCAAAGAGCCAGAGGGATCACAGAGCTTCGGTTCCAACCCAATTGGCGATGTTACATGGAAGACTCCATCAGCCACCCTTTCTGTGGCGACATGGACTCCAGGAACGGCCGGGCATTCGGCGGAGTCGGCGAAACAGTCAGGGGCTGTATATGGCTTCAAGGGAGCCATAGCGGCATCTAAGGGCCTCGCTGTCTTGGGGATAGAACTGCTGACAAACAAAGAGGCTCTGGGCAAGGTGAAAGCCGAATTCCAGGAGAGAATGAAAGGAATGCCTCCGTATGAAGGAAAGGCCATGATACCAGAAGTGGCCTACCCCGAGCCACCGGGAATCACCATAACGGCGCAGGGCCAGGCGAAGTTCATCGCGGCGCAGACAGCATTCAAGGAATCAGCCGGCGACAAGATACAAGTATTCACTATGTCAGGCGAAAAGTTGGCAGAATATGTGGTGCCCTCCGCGCCTGAGGCTGAATATTCATTCAACCTGTCCCAGCCGGTAGAACCCGGCCAGCGCTTGAAGATAGCCTACATTGGTGAGAATGGCTCATTCAAATGGTTCTATGGATATGCGCATGTGAAATAGCCTGAGATCCAAGATCTAGGATATGCACATAAATATGCATATATAGAATAAACGGTCTAAGATATGGCTATGTGTATATGAGGTAGTCTGAGACGATTATACCAGCTATGCGGCTGGTGTCGCCAACTACAGGAGTTGCGGCGCCGGCCGCATGGCGTATGATAGAGGTCCGTTGACTTTGCCATACTTACGGGATAGACTGATCATAAGGGCGCTTGAGCGATTTGGGCGTGTGGACGATCTGGGGTACATGGGCAATCTAAGATGGTAAAGGTTCTAAGTCTATTTCTCTCAGCCTGAACCCGGAGGCGATCTTTTCAAATGGACTGTATGGAACTGCTCGACCTGATCAAGAAGGGGAAAGACTCGACCCTCCAATTCAAGAAGGAGTTCAATAGCATAGATGCGCTGGCTGCCGAAATCTGTGCCTTTGCTAATACAAAGGGCGGGAGGATCGTTATCGGGGTCTCGGATACAGGGGAAATCACCGGTGTTCACGATTTGAACAGACTCAACCAGTGGATCTCCAATGCCGCCTCACAGAAAATCGACCCGCCTGTAGAGGTCACAACACAGAACCTGTTATGTGAGGGCAAACTGGTGGTATTAGTTGATGTCCCCCTGGGCCCCAACAAACCCTATGCAGTTCAGAAAACGGAATTCTGGCTGAAAGTGGGCGCAGATAAGAGGCGAGCCACTCGCGAAGAACTTAGGAGGCTGATGCAGGCTTCCGGTGGCCTATATGCAGACGAAATGCCAATCATGCGAGCCCATATCGATGATATCGACATGGATAGATTTAGAAGATTCTATGAACAAGAATATGGGATGAGCCTGATAGATGATGAGGAAGCATATAGGGCATTATTAAACTTAAAACTAATGCAGGGGCCTCACCCTACCCTAGCTGGATTGCTCTTATTTGGGAACAAGCCGGAGCGGCTCAGGTCCCAATTTATCGTAAAGGCTGTAGCATTCGTCGGGACGGAGATTGTTGGCCGGGAATATCTTGATAGCGAGGATATCACCGGAACCCTCTATGACCAATATAGGGATACTATGGCCTTCCTGAAGCGGAATTTGCGTAAAGTCCAAAGGGGAAGGGATGTAAACCTGCCAGGTGTTTGGGAAATACCCCAGATTGCGCTAGAAGAGGCAGTTGTAAACGCCCTTGTTCATAGGGATTATTTCATGAACGCAAGTGTAAAAATCATCATCTTTGACGATCGCGTGGAAATCATAAGCCCCGGGAGGCTCCCCAACACCGTCAGCATCCATACCATAAAACAGGGAATCCAGATCGCCCGCAACCCTATTCTATTATCATTTGTTCCGAAACTGCGCATACCTTATCGTGGCATAGGGTCGGGAATCCGGAGGATGATATTTGAGTGCAGGCAAGCGGGGCTACCGGAACCCGAGTTTATCGAGGACGAGTCAAAAGAAGAATTTAAAGTGATCTTCGCCCGGATTGCCCAATAATCCATGTATTCTCTACGGTTGATCCGCGCCGGGAGGTGGGACATTCCCCTCTTTCACAGAGGAGATGATAGACAATGATGCGCATCGGCATTGTAGGGCTTCCTAACGCAGGCAAGTCTACCCTTTTCAATGCCCTGACGCAGGCAGGCGCTCAGGTAGCAAGCTATCCGTTCACGACGATAGACCCTAATGTCGGCATAGTTCCTGTGCCGGATCCAAGACTCGACAGAATTGCCTCGATCGTTAAGCCCGAGAAGGTCACTCCTGCAACCGTCGAATTCGTGGACATAGCCGGCCTTGTAAAGGGCGCGAGCCGCGGGGAAGGCCTTGGCAACCGTTTTTTGGGACATATTCGCGAAGTTGATGCTATCGCGCATGTAATCAGGTGCTTCACAAACCCCGATGTCCCCCATGTATCCGGAAATCTCAACCCTGTGCTAGATGCCGAGATTGTGGAGACCGAGCTCATCCTGGCGGACATAGAAACAGTAAAAAAGCGTCGCGACAAGGCAGCCAAGATGCAAAAGAGCGGGGATAGGCACTACCAGGAAGAGACCATTCTCATGGATAGGCTAAA
Coding sequences:
- a CDS encoding 4Fe-4S binding protein, producing the protein MKRIRSTFRNLGQLSGLILANSYFFKFLKHVPCPTLNCYACPAANFACPIGTLQHFAAIRRIPFFTIGILGAIGSIFGRAVCGWACPVGGLQELLYKAPVRKIHVSNRFTFLRFFILAILVFAIPYSTMEPWFSKLCFVGTIEAGIPLAIGNSMIRSLIGPFFWMKVGITISILAAMLFVKRPFCRFFCPLGAIYSPFNRVAPDFVKLKPDLCTNCGLCTKLCPMDLDVPREVNGLNCIRCRECVGVCKALARP
- a CDS encoding DUF2207 domain-containing protein, which produces MIIRNQSAKSYTRHKRLLMVIHAVVFLAFIAIVALSAGCSQQFVISCIEAEERSVSFPEIKIHAKVLPDGSMDIREDHTVLFKGAFTKGKRWIPLKPGYELLGFQMSEGTNQYREEDANSASGRPGTYIVKREKDKVELDWFFETSGGERTFTIQYRVPGAVTAYKDVAELYWKFVGDETSEPVSHVSVTVELPLGADKDEIRAWGHGPLHGIVKIQDGSRVTSRVNDLPMPPSVPHLHPLAVAADSVLVEEVVAAEEARVSVEMEQHLSFRCHIFIFGRGVCRI
- a CDS encoding amidohydrolase, with amino-acid sequence MNNLNKYRMGISMSMKVMKPVILALILGLLFSVIAISVGAQEKDVAGLAKKTAIQYIDENQNLTVDIAKSLWDYAEVGLNEYKSIVKVMDVLKKAGFNVEPSVADIPTASLATWGSGKPVLGIYEDIDALPGVGHGCGHNLNTAAGVTAAIALKEAMEKHGIPGTIKLFINPAEEIWDVAPLVAAKGYYDDVDVLISFHAGTENTSEFGSTMAMDHVEYKFKGKAAHASASPEKGRSALDAVEIMNVAVNYLREHLIQEMRIHYVITDGGAAPNIVPATAASRYFIRGPKYPDVAYARQRIDDCAKGAALATGTELEIGFSSGIYNKVPNKALAYLTVDAMKEVGAPVFTDEDKAQMEKLGIKGVPTSEFKEPEGSQSFGSNPIGDVTWKTPSATLSVATWTPGTAGHSAESAKQSGAVYGFKGAIAASKGLAVLGIELLTNKEALGKVKAEFQERMKGMPPYEGKAMIPEVAYPEPPGITITAQGQAKFIAAQTAFKESAGDKIQVFTMSGEKLAEYVVPSAPEAEYSFNLSQPVEPGQRLKIAYIGENGSFKWFYGYAHVK
- a CDS encoding transcriptional regulator; amino-acid sequence: MDCMELLDLIKKGKDSTLQFKKEFNSIDALAAEICAFANTKGGRIVIGVSDTGEITGVHDLNRLNQWISNAASQKIDPPVEVTTQNLLCEGKLVVLVDVPLGPNKPYAVQKTEFWLKVGADKRRATREELRRLMQASGGLYADEMPIMRAHIDDIDMDRFRRFYEQEYGMSLIDDEEAYRALLNLKLMQGPHPTLAGLLLFGNKPERLRSQFIVKAVAFVGTEIVGREYLDSEDITGTLYDQYRDTMAFLKRNLRKVQRGRDVNLPGVWEIPQIALEEAVVNALVHRDYFMNASVKIIIFDDRVEIISPGRLPNTVSIHTIKQGIQIARNPILLSFVPKLRIPYRGIGSGIRRMIFECRQAGLPEPEFIEDESKEEFKVIFARIAQ